Proteins from one Enterobacter bugandensis genomic window:
- a CDS encoding YbgA family protein, which translates to MTTKPVLGISGCLTGSAVRFDGGHKRMGFIMDELAQWVNFRPVCPEMAIGLPTPRPALRLIVTTDGETQMRFSHAPHEDVTQKMAEFAADYLPKIGDLAGFVVCAKSPSCGMERVRLYDENGNRGRKEGVGLFTAALLETLPWLPVEEDGRLHDPVLRENFVERVFALHELNTLRKNGLTRRALLDFHSRYKLQLLAHHQAGYREIGPFVASLHEWEDLDAFFVAYREKLMTILKKPASRKNHTNVLMHIQGYFRNQLNTRQRGELRDVILHYRNGQLPILAPITLLKHYLAEYPDRYLMTQNYFDPYPDDLGLRLAVK; encoded by the coding sequence ATGACAACGAAACCTGTGCTCGGTATTAGCGGATGTTTGACCGGATCCGCCGTTCGCTTTGACGGCGGACATAAGCGCATGGGCTTCATCATGGATGAGCTGGCCCAGTGGGTGAATTTCAGGCCCGTCTGCCCGGAGATGGCCATCGGCCTGCCGACGCCTCGCCCGGCGCTGCGTCTGATCGTCACGACAGACGGAGAAACGCAGATGCGCTTCAGCCACGCGCCTCACGAAGACGTTACGCAGAAAATGGCTGAATTTGCGGCAGATTATTTGCCGAAAATCGGCGATCTCGCAGGCTTTGTTGTCTGTGCAAAATCTCCAAGCTGCGGCATGGAACGCGTGCGGCTGTATGATGAAAACGGCAACCGGGGCCGCAAGGAGGGGGTCGGGCTGTTCACCGCCGCCCTCCTTGAAACCTTGCCGTGGCTGCCCGTTGAAGAAGACGGACGCCTGCACGACCCGGTGCTGCGGGAAAACTTCGTCGAGCGCGTTTTTGCGCTGCACGAACTCAACACGCTACGTAAAAATGGCCTCACGCGCCGCGCGCTGCTGGACTTCCACAGCCGCTACAAGCTTCAGCTGCTGGCGCACCACCAGGCGGGCTACCGTGAGATTGGCCCGTTCGTTGCCTCGCTGCACGAGTGGGAAGACCTGGACGCCTTCTTCGTGGCGTACCGGGAAAAGCTGATGACCATCCTGAAAAAACCCGCCTCGCGGAAGAATCACACCAACGTGCTGATGCATATTCAGGGCTATTTCCGTAACCAACTCAACACCCGCCAGCGCGGCGAGCTGCGCGATGTGATCCTGCACTATCGCAACGGACAGTTGCCTATCCTCGCCCCGATCACGCTGCTGAAGCACTACCTGGCCGAATACCCCGACCGGTATCTGATGACGCAAAACTACTTTGATCCCTATCCTGATGATTTGGGTCTGCGTCTGGCAGTCAAGTGA
- the uraH gene encoding hydroxyisourate hydrolase: MKKTAPLLILASMAFAPAAFSAPAGTLSVHILDQQTGMPPSDVTVTLEKQQQDKWTPIASGKTDHDGRIKSLYPQDQDMQPGVYKVTFKTAEYFHGKKLDTFFPEIPVLFTVTRTNEKLHIPLLLSQYGYSTYKGS, encoded by the coding sequence ATGAAAAAAACTGCCCCTCTGCTGATCCTGGCCTCGATGGCCTTTGCCCCTGCAGCCTTTAGCGCCCCTGCCGGCACGCTAAGCGTCCACATTCTTGACCAGCAAACCGGAATGCCGCCATCAGACGTTACCGTTACGCTGGAGAAGCAGCAGCAGGACAAATGGACCCCGATTGCCAGCGGCAAAACCGACCACGATGGCCGTATCAAATCGCTCTATCCGCAGGATCAGGACATGCAGCCTGGCGTGTACAAAGTAACCTTCAAAACCGCAGAGTACTTCCACGGCAAAAAGCTGGACACCTTCTTCCCGGAGATCCCGGTGCTGTTTACCGTGACCCGCACCAACGAGAAGCTGCACATCCCACTTCTGCTTAGCCAGTACGGCTACTCGACCTACAAGGGCAGTTAA
- a CDS encoding MerR family transcriptional regulator: protein MAYSIGEFARLSGITATTLRAWQRRYGLLKPQRTEGGHRQYSDEDVQQALKILDWVKKGVPIGQVKPLLERPTPGRTNNWQTLQQSMLQRLQDGKVESLRQMIYDAGREYPRPELVANVLRPLRSQVSANVAAAMTLRAILDGIIIAYTSFCLEGDKKAPGDNILLSGWHLNDPCEIWLEALTRTGQGHRIDILPVPPDALAPEIFPERKWLLVTSGKLTAGRKKQVEQWQQQVSLEVIIL, encoded by the coding sequence ATGGCTTACTCCATCGGCGAATTCGCCAGACTCAGCGGCATCACCGCCACCACCCTGCGGGCGTGGCAGCGTCGCTACGGTTTACTCAAGCCACAGCGCACGGAAGGCGGCCACCGCCAGTACAGCGATGAGGACGTACAGCAGGCGCTCAAAATCCTCGACTGGGTAAAAAAAGGCGTCCCGATCGGCCAGGTCAAACCGCTGCTGGAACGCCCGACGCCGGGGCGGACCAACAACTGGCAAACGCTGCAGCAGAGCATGCTGCAACGCCTGCAGGACGGCAAAGTCGAGTCCCTGCGCCAGATGATTTACGACGCCGGGCGCGAGTACCCAAGGCCGGAACTGGTCGCGAACGTACTGCGTCCGCTGCGCAGCCAGGTCTCGGCTAACGTCGCCGCCGCCATGACCCTGCGCGCAATCCTCGACGGCATCATCATCGCCTACACCTCGTTTTGCCTCGAAGGCGATAAAAAAGCGCCGGGCGACAATATTCTGCTCAGCGGCTGGCACCTGAATGACCCGTGCGAGATCTGGCTCGAAGCCCTAACGCGCACCGGGCAGGGCCACCGCATCGACATTCTGCCAGTTCCGCCAGACGCGCTGGCACCGGAGATTTTCCCGGAGCGGAAATGGCTGCTGGTCACCAGCGGCAAGCTCACCGCCGGGCGGAAAAAGCAGGTGGAGCAGTGGCAGCAGCAGGTATCGCTTGAAGTGATTATCCTCTGA
- a CDS encoding lipocalin family protein, which produces MKLWPVVTGVAIALTLVACKSPTPPKGVQPITHFDASRYLGKWYEVARLENRFERGLEQVTATYGERSDGGISVLNRGFDPVKNKWSESEGKAYFTGEPTTAALKVSFFGPFYGGYNVIRLDDKYQYALVSGPNRDYLWILSRTPTIPDAVKQDYLNTARSLGFRVDQLVWVKQ; this is translated from the coding sequence ATGAAGCTATGGCCTGTTGTGACCGGTGTTGCGATTGCCCTGACGCTGGTCGCCTGTAAATCCCCCACGCCGCCGAAAGGCGTGCAGCCTATTACCCACTTTGACGCCAGCCGCTATCTCGGCAAATGGTACGAAGTCGCCCGTCTGGAAAACCGCTTTGAACGCGGTCTGGAACAGGTGACGGCGACCTACGGCGAGCGCAGCGACGGCGGCATCAGCGTGCTTAACCGGGGTTTTGATCCGGTGAAGAACAAGTGGAGCGAGAGCGAGGGCAAAGCCTACTTTACCGGCGAGCCGACCACCGCCGCGCTGAAGGTATCGTTCTTCGGCCCGTTCTACGGCGGGTATAACGTGATCAGGCTGGACGATAAGTACCAGTACGCGCTGGTGAGCGGCCCGAACCGCGACTATCTGTGGATCCTGTCACGCACGCCGACCATCCCGGATGCGGTAAAGCAGGATTACCTGAACACCGCGCGCAGTCTGGGCTTCCGGGTTGATCAGCTGGTATGGGTGAAGCAGTAA
- a CDS encoding acetyltransferase has product MKIETALPRHFERLVAIWESSVRATHHFLQESDIAALRPLLLNAYLPNLKVVIARDDAGVIHGFLGVDENRIEMLFVDDASRGKGVGKLLLKHAIAEFGVNEVDVNEQNPQGVAFYRHMGFEQVGRSELDGQGNPFPLLHMRLNRD; this is encoded by the coding sequence ATGAAAATAGAAACCGCACTCCCAAGACACTTTGAACGTCTGGTCGCGATCTGGGAATCTTCCGTTCGCGCCACCCATCACTTTTTACAAGAAAGCGATATTGCGGCGCTGCGCCCGTTATTGCTTAACGCCTATCTGCCTAACCTCAAGGTCGTGATAGCTCGCGATGACGCAGGCGTTATTCACGGCTTTTTGGGCGTGGATGAAAACCGCATTGAAATGCTTTTTGTGGATGACGCGAGCCGAGGGAAGGGCGTCGGGAAATTGCTGCTAAAACACGCCATCGCCGAGTTTGGCGTAAACGAAGTGGACGTGAATGAGCAGAACCCGCAGGGCGTCGCGTTTTATCGCCATATGGGGTTTGAGCAGGTCGGACGCTCGGAGCTGGACGGGCAGGGGAATCCGTTTCCGTTGCTGCATATGCGGTTGAATCGGGATTAG
- a CDS encoding SymE family type I addiction module toxin: MGYRPNVFEKSTPKIILSGKWLRAAGFDTGQQVTIKVMKGCIVLVAYNEQKQRLQDDYKRTKAKLIEIENALAAIQTPHHGKRLARSNTNHLA; this comes from the coding sequence ATGGGATACCGTCCGAATGTTTTCGAAAAATCCACGCCGAAAATCATCCTTTCCGGCAAGTGGCTGCGCGCGGCGGGTTTTGATACCGGGCAGCAGGTCACGATAAAAGTCATGAAAGGATGCATCGTTTTGGTGGCGTATAACGAGCAGAAGCAGAGGTTGCAGGACGATTATAAACGGACGAAAGCAAAGCTTATTGAGATAGAGAACGCACTTGCGGCGATCCAAACTCCGCATCATGGAAAGCGTCTCGCAAGATCAAATACAAACCACCTGGCTTAG
- a CDS encoding DUF6680 family protein, whose translation MNILFGMESKDIIMTAAVIVGPVLAVQIQKTLEQFRERKQSRFSIFRTLMSTRAQRLHREHVQALNMIDIEFYGRKIPIIKVRYQTKKEQTVTHAWKSYNSHLNKIQDYLDINIWISKSDDLFTDLLYALSQAMNYDFDKVQLQRDCYRPIAHGDLETTQANILKGLERVFSGDTALPMFITNAPLNRANQDDEVVSENTTDFNKESH comes from the coding sequence ATGAACATATTATTTGGCATGGAATCAAAAGATATAATTATGACAGCAGCAGTTATAGTAGGTCCTGTTCTTGCTGTTCAAATACAAAAAACATTAGAGCAATTTAGAGAAAGAAAACAAAGCCGCTTTTCTATTTTCAGAACACTAATGTCTACTAGAGCTCAAAGATTACATAGAGAACATGTTCAAGCTTTGAATATGATCGATATAGAGTTTTATGGTAGAAAAATACCAATAATTAAAGTCAGATATCAAACCAAGAAAGAACAAACTGTTACTCATGCTTGGAAAAGTTATAACAGTCATCTAAATAAAATACAAGACTACCTTGACATTAACATTTGGATATCTAAATCCGATGATCTCTTTACAGACTTACTGTACGCTCTTTCTCAAGCAATGAATTACGATTTTGATAAAGTACAATTGCAAAGAGACTGTTATAGGCCAATTGCTCATGGCGATTTAGAAACAACACAAGCAAATATTTTAAAGGGTTTAGAAAGAGTTTTCTCTGGCGATACAGCCTTACCGATGTTCATAACTAATGCACCCTTGAATAGGGCCAATCAGGATGATGAGGTCGTTTCTGAAAATACAACTGATTTCAATAAAGAATCACACTGA
- a CDS encoding glycoside-pentoside-hexuronide family transporter, translating to MSEVLSVKEKIGYGMGDAASHIIFDNVMLYMMFFYTDIFGIPAGFVGTMFLLARALDAISDPCMGLIADRTRSRWGKFRPWILFGAIPFGIVCVLAYTTPDLSLNGKMIYAAITYTLLTLLYTVVNIPYCALGGVITSDPTQRISLQSWRFVLATAGGMLSTVLMMPLVKLIGGDDKAFGFQGGIAVLSVVAFLMLAFCFFTTKERIQVPPSTTSMREDLRDIWQNDQWRIVGVLTILNILAVCVRGGAMMYYCTWIMGSPEVFVAFLTTYCVGNLIGSALAKPLTDWKCKVSIFWWTNAALAVVSVAMFFVPMHATVLMFAFIFVIGVLHQLVTPIQWVMMSDTVDYGEWTNGKRLTGISFAGTLFVLKLGLALGGAMIGWMLAGGGYDAAAKTQNSATISIIIGLFTLAPAICYVLSAIIAKRYYTLKTPFLTKILGELAQGARRNQQDFENLPVSKELQN from the coding sequence ATGAGCGAAGTATTGTCAGTAAAAGAGAAGATTGGCTACGGCATGGGTGACGCCGCCAGCCACATCATTTTTGATAACGTCATGCTTTATATGATGTTTTTCTACACCGATATTTTCGGCATTCCCGCCGGGTTTGTCGGCACCATGTTCCTGCTGGCCCGTGCGTTGGATGCAATCTCCGACCCGTGTATGGGGCTGATCGCCGACCGCACCCGCAGCCGCTGGGGCAAGTTCCGTCCGTGGATTTTGTTCGGCGCCATCCCGTTCGGCATCGTCTGCGTGCTGGCCTACACCACACCGGACCTCAGCCTCAACGGCAAAATGATTTACGCGGCAATTACCTACACGCTGCTGACCCTGCTCTATACCGTGGTCAACATCCCGTACTGCGCGCTGGGCGGGGTAATCACCAGCGACCCGACGCAGCGTATCTCCCTTCAGTCCTGGCGCTTCGTGCTGGCGACGGCGGGTGGCATGCTCTCCACGGTGCTGATGATGCCGCTGGTGAAGCTGATTGGCGGCGACGATAAGGCGTTCGGCTTCCAGGGCGGGATCGCTGTGCTGTCGGTGGTCGCGTTCCTGATGCTGGCGTTCTGCTTTTTCACCACCAAAGAGCGCATCCAGGTGCCGCCGAGCACCACCTCCATGCGGGAAGACCTGCGCGATATCTGGCAAAACGACCAGTGGCGCATTGTCGGCGTGCTCACCATCCTCAACATCCTCGCCGTCTGCGTGCGCGGCGGCGCGATGATGTACTACTGCACCTGGATCATGGGATCGCCGGAGGTGTTCGTCGCGTTCCTCACCACCTACTGCGTCGGCAATCTGATCGGCTCCGCGCTGGCGAAACCGCTCACCGACTGGAAGTGCAAGGTCAGCATCTTCTGGTGGACCAACGCCGCGCTGGCGGTGGTCAGCGTGGCGATGTTCTTCGTACCGATGCATGCCACCGTGCTGATGTTCGCCTTCATCTTCGTTATCGGCGTGCTGCACCAGCTGGTGACGCCAATCCAGTGGGTAATGATGTCCGATACCGTCGACTACGGCGAATGGACCAACGGCAAACGCCTGACCGGCATCAGCTTTGCGGGCACGCTGTTCGTGCTGAAGCTCGGCCTGGCGCTGGGCGGGGCGATGATCGGCTGGATGCTGGCAGGCGGCGGCTACGACGCGGCGGCCAAAACCCAGAACAGCGCGACCATCAGTATCATTATCGGCCTGTTTACGCTGGCGCCGGCGATCTGCTACGTGCTGAGCGCCATTATCGCCAAACGCTACTACACGCTGAAAACCCCCTTCCTGACCAAAATTCTGGGTGAGCTGGCGCAGGGCGCGCGCCGCAATCAGCAGGATTTTGAAAACCTGCCGGTCAGTAAAGAATTGCAGAACTAA
- the yicI gene encoding alpha-xylosidase: MKISDGNWLIQPGLNVTCPVQVFDVEQQGNDLVVYVAPRDVRERTWQLDTLMFTVRLFSPQEGIVGVRIEHFQGALNNGPHYPLNVLKDVKVEIENNAEFAELKSGSVSVRVTKGEFWALDFLRNGQRITGSQLKNNGYVQDSNTDRNYVFERLDLGVGETVYGLGERFTALVRNGQTVETWNRDGGTSTEQSYKNIPFYLTNRGYGVLVNHPENVSFEVGSEKVSKVQFSVEGEYLEYFVIDGPTPKEVLNRYTQFTGRPALPPAWSFGLWLTTSFTTNYDEATVNSFIDGMAERDLPLHVFHFDCFWMKAFQWCDFEWDPVTFPDPEGMIRRLKEKGLKVCVWINPYIGQKSPIFRELKEKGYLLKRPDGSLWQWDKWQPGLAIYDFTNPDACRWYADKLKGLVDIGVDCFKTDFGERIPTDVQWFDGSDPQKMHNHYAYIYNELVWNVLKETVGEEEAVLFARSASVGAQQFPVHWGGDCYANYESMAESLRGGLSIGLSGFGFWSHDIGGFENTAPAHVYKRWCAFGLFSSHSRLHGSKSYRVPWAYDNESCDVVRHFTQLKCRLMPYLYRQAALAREFGTPMLRAMMLEFPDDPACDYLDRQYMLGDSMMVAPVFSEAGDVQFYLPEGRWTHLWHNDEVHGSRWHKQQHDFMSLPVYVRDNTLLALGNNNQKPDYAWNEGTAFQLFNLEDGAAAVSEVPAADGSVAFTLKASRRGDIVTFTGAGDAKNWSVCLRNVQKVSGVKGGSYAGSEWGVVVKAEGDEVVVQL; this comes from the coding sequence ATGAAAATCAGTGATGGAAACTGGCTTATTCAACCGGGCCTGAACGTGACCTGTCCGGTTCAGGTGTTCGACGTGGAGCAGCAGGGCAATGACCTGGTGGTGTATGTTGCGCCGCGCGACGTGCGTGAGCGCACCTGGCAGCTCGACACGTTGATGTTCACGGTGCGCCTGTTTTCCCCGCAGGAAGGGATTGTCGGGGTGCGCATCGAGCACTTCCAGGGCGCGCTGAACAACGGCCCGCACTATCCGCTGAACGTTCTGAAGGACGTGAAGGTCGAGATTGAAAACAACGCCGAATTTGCCGAGCTGAAAAGCGGCAGCGTCAGCGTGCGCGTCACCAAAGGCGAGTTCTGGGCGCTGGATTTCCTGCGCAACGGCCAGCGCATTACCGGCAGCCAGCTGAAAAACAACGGCTACGTGCAGGACAGTAACACCGACCGTAATTACGTGTTCGAGCGTCTGGATCTGGGCGTGGGGGAAACAGTCTACGGCCTGGGCGAGCGCTTTACCGCGCTGGTGCGCAACGGCCAGACGGTCGAAACCTGGAACCGCGACGGCGGCACCAGCACCGAGCAGTCCTACAAAAATATCCCGTTCTACCTGACCAACCGCGGCTACGGCGTGCTGGTGAATCACCCGGAAAACGTCTCGTTTGAAGTCGGCTCCGAGAAGGTCTCTAAAGTGCAGTTCAGCGTCGAAGGGGAATATCTCGAGTATTTCGTGATCGACGGCCCGACGCCAAAAGAGGTGCTGAACCGCTATACGCAGTTCACCGGGCGTCCGGCGCTGCCGCCTGCGTGGTCGTTCGGCCTGTGGCTGACCACGTCGTTCACCACCAACTACGATGAAGCGACGGTGAACAGCTTTATCGACGGCATGGCCGAGCGCGACCTGCCGCTGCACGTGTTCCACTTCGACTGCTTCTGGATGAAGGCCTTCCAGTGGTGCGACTTCGAGTGGGACCCGGTGACCTTCCCGGATCCGGAAGGGATGATCCGCCGCCTGAAAGAGAAAGGGCTGAAGGTCTGCGTGTGGATCAACCCGTATATCGGCCAGAAATCCCCGATTTTCCGCGAGCTGAAAGAGAAGGGCTATCTGCTCAAGCGTCCGGACGGCTCCCTGTGGCAGTGGGACAAATGGCAGCCGGGGCTGGCGATTTACGACTTCACCAATCCGGACGCGTGCCGGTGGTATGCCGACAAGCTGAAAGGCCTGGTGGATATCGGCGTCGACTGCTTCAAGACCGACTTCGGCGAGCGTATCCCGACCGACGTGCAGTGGTTCGACGGGTCCGATCCGCAGAAGATGCACAACCACTACGCCTACATTTATAACGAACTGGTGTGGAACGTGCTGAAAGAGACCGTCGGCGAAGAGGAGGCGGTGCTGTTTGCCCGCTCGGCGTCCGTTGGGGCGCAGCAGTTCCCGGTACACTGGGGCGGCGACTGCTACGCCAACTACGAATCGATGGCGGAAAGCCTTCGCGGTGGGCTGTCGATTGGCCTGTCCGGCTTCGGGTTCTGGAGCCACGATATCGGCGGGTTCGAAAACACCGCTCCGGCGCACGTCTATAAACGCTGGTGCGCGTTCGGGCTGTTCTCCAGCCACAGCCGCCTGCACGGCAGCAAATCCTACCGCGTGCCGTGGGCGTACGATAACGAGTCCTGCGACGTGGTGCGTCACTTCACGCAGCTGAAGTGCAGGCTGATGCCGTACCTGTACCGTCAGGCGGCGCTGGCCCGCGAGTTCGGCACGCCGATGCTGCGCGCGATGATGCTGGAGTTCCCGGACGATCCGGCGTGTGATTACCTCGACCGTCAGTACATGCTGGGGGATTCCATGATGGTGGCGCCGGTGTTCTCCGAGGCGGGGGACGTGCAGTTCTACCTGCCGGAAGGCCGCTGGACCCACCTGTGGCACAACGACGAAGTCCATGGCAGCCGCTGGCATAAGCAGCAGCACGATTTTATGAGTCTGCCGGTCTACGTGCGCGACAACACGCTGCTGGCGCTGGGTAACAATAACCAGAAGCCGGACTACGCGTGGAACGAGGGGACGGCCTTCCAGCTGTTTAACCTGGAGGATGGCGCAGCGGCGGTGAGCGAAGTGCCTGCGGCGGACGGTTCCGTGGCATTTACGCTGAAGGCATCGCGTCGGGGCGACATTGTGACCTTTACCGGCGCGGGTGACGCGAAAAACTGGTCGGTGTGCTTGCGCAACGTGCAGAAGGTGAGTGGCGTGAAAGGCGGCTCGTACGCGGGCAGCGAGTGGGGTGTGGTGGTGAAAGCGGAGGGGGATGAGGTGGTGGTTCAGCTCTGA
- a CDS encoding AsmA family protein, which produces MKFIGKLLVYLLVALLIVLLAFYILLQTRWGAAQVSSWITVNTDYELSFDKMNHRFSSPSHLILENVTFGRDGKPATLVAKKVDIGLSSRQITAPLHMGTITLFDGTLNLSPQTAPLPFQADRLQLNNMAFNSPNTEWDLSAQKVTGGVSPWQPEAGNVLGKNAKIQMSAGSLTLNGVPATNVLIDGQLNGKEVVLNTIGADMARGSLTGSALRNADGSWIIDTMRLNEIRLQSDKTLKAFFAPLATIPSLQIGRLEVTDARLQGPDWAVTDLDLSLRNLTLSKGDWQSQEGRLSMNASEFIFGSLHLFDPILNAEFSPQGIALRQFTSRWEGGMVRTSGNWLRDGKALVLDDVAIAGLEYTLPENWKTLWMEPLPEWLNSVTLQKFGLSRNLVIDIDPSFPWQITSLDGYGANLQLAKDRQWGVWGGSATLNGAAATFNRVDVRRPSLALNANAATVNISDLSAFTEKGILEATATVSQLPQRQTKVSLNGRGVPLNVLQQWGWPALPITGDGNIQMTASGSVQANAPLKPTVNGKLSAVNMDKQQVEQTMTGGVVSTPVQ; this is translated from the coding sequence ATGAAATTTATTGGAAAGCTACTCGTCTATCTTCTGGTAGCCCTGCTTATTGTGCTGCTGGCGTTCTATATTTTGCTCCAGACCCGCTGGGGCGCGGCGCAGGTCAGCAGCTGGATTACGGTGAATACCGACTACGAACTCAGTTTCGACAAGATGAATCACCGCTTTTCATCGCCTTCCCACCTCATTCTGGAAAATGTCACCTTTGGGCGGGACGGTAAACCCGCCACATTAGTTGCCAAAAAAGTCGATATTGGCCTGAGCAGCCGTCAGATCACCGCTCCGCTGCACATGGGCACTATCACCCTGTTCGACGGCACGCTGAATCTCTCGCCTCAAACAGCGCCGCTGCCCTTCCAGGCCGATCGTCTGCAGCTGAACAACATGGCCTTTAACAGCCCGAATACTGAATGGGATCTGAGCGCACAGAAGGTCACGGGCGGCGTCAGCCCATGGCAGCCAGAAGCCGGGAACGTGCTGGGTAAAAACGCGAAGATTCAGATGAGCGCCGGCTCGCTGACCCTGAACGGCGTACCGGCCACCAACGTGCTAATTGACGGCCAGTTGAACGGCAAGGAGGTGGTGCTGAACACCATTGGTGCCGATATGGCCCGTGGCTCGCTCACCGGCTCCGCCCTGCGTAACGCTGACGGAAGCTGGATAATCGACACCATGCGCCTGAACGAGATCCGCCTGCAGAGCGACAAAACGCTGAAAGCGTTCTTCGCGCCGCTGGCTACCATTCCCTCCCTGCAAATTGGCCGTCTGGAGGTCACCGATGCCCGCCTGCAGGGTCCGGACTGGGCGGTGACCGATCTCGACTTAAGCCTGCGCAACCTGACTCTCAGCAAAGGCGACTGGCAGAGCCAGGAAGGTCGCCTGTCCATGAACGCCAGCGAGTTTATCTTCGGCTCGCTGCATCTGTTTGACCCGATCCTGAATGCGGAGTTTTCCCCGCAGGGCATAGCGCTGCGTCAGTTCACCTCGCGCTGGGAAGGCGGAATGGTGCGCACGTCCGGCAACTGGCTGCGCGACGGTAAAGCGCTGGTTCTGGACGATGTTGCCATCGCCGGGCTGGAGTACACCCTTCCTGAAAACTGGAAAACGCTGTGGATGGAGCCGCTGCCGGAATGGCTGAACAGCGTCACGCTGCAAAAATTTGGCCTGAGCCGCAACCTGGTGATCGACATCGATCCCTCCTTCCCGTGGCAGATCACCTCCCTGGACGGCTACGGCGCAAACCTGCAGCTGGCGAAAGATCGCCAGTGGGGCGTCTGGGGCGGCAGCGCAACATTAAACGGCGCGGCGGCGACCTTTAACCGCGTCGACGTGCGCCGTCCGTCGCTGGCGCTGAATGCCAACGCCGCCACGGTGAACATTAGTGACCTGAGCGCCTTTACCGAGAAAGGTATTCTGGAAGCCACGGCGACGGTTTCACAGCTCCCGCAGCGGCAGACCAAGGTGAGCCTGAACGGGCGCGGCGTACCGCTCAACGTGCTGCAGCAGTGGGGCTGGCCTGCGTTACCGATTACGGGCGACGGCAATATTCAGATGACCGCCAGCGGCAGCGTGCAGGCGAATGCCCCACTGAAGCCGACGGTGAATGGGAAGCTGAGCGCGGTGAATATGGATAAGCAGCAGGTTGAGCAGACGATGACGGGCGGCGTGGTTTCAACGCCTGTGCAATAA